The genomic segment ACTGGATCCAGAGCTGATGTGGTCCACTGAtccactcagacacacacacagacacacaaacacacacacacacacacagacacacacacacaaacacacacacacagacacacatacacaaacaacacacacacacagacgcacacacagacacacaaacacacacacacacacagacacacacacacaaacaacacacacacacagacacacacacagacacacaacacacacacacacacagacacagacacacacacagacacacaacacacacacatacacacagacacacacacagacacacaacacacacacacacacagacacatacacagacacacaacacacacacacaatgcatgTCAGTTACAGGTGGCAGCTCAGGCCTGTAAACAGCAACACAGCAGTATCTGCACACATCCTGATCAACAAACTGCCGCTGCATTAAATGCATGTAGTCTATCAGATGCATGGAGTCTATCAGATGTATGAAGTGCAttagatgcagcagcagcagtctgtaGCTCCATCAGCGCTGAGCCGCTGCAGCTTCTTTCTTCTGCTCTCGGCTGCAGCAGCTCGGATGCCTGAGCAGCGCTGCTGCATCTCAGCAGCAGGAGAGTCGAACCGTGTCCGGTCCGTGTCCGGTCCGCCGCTGGCTGGAATGTGGCCCCGTTAACGTGCACTCAGCGGCAGAACTGAGCCGGAACGCGCGGCTGCGATGGTCGTTAACGCACAAAGGAACAAAATGGGAGGAGAAGCTGAACgtggccagcagcagcagcagctcccaccgagcatccattttcttcttaCCTCCAGATCCTGATCCAGATCCGGGGCCGCCGCTCCGCCGCTCCGCTGCTCGGCTCCGGTTCCGCCTTTATGCTGCGCGCCGACACGCCGCGTCCGTCCGCGGAGCGCCGAGCGGCCGCCTCATGTTCACAATAACGCAGAGAGGCTCGGTGCGGAGAAAACGGTGAACCGAACTGTAcacctccccctctctcccccgCTCTCCCCCAATCACTCTTCTGACGCCCCGATCCGGTGCTCGGTCACGGCGGCGCGCAGAGAGACGCACGGCGggtgaggaaggagaggagaggcgTGATTAGCAtaaggaggagggggaggaggaggaggaggagagggggaaggagagggggaggaggagaattggtgagggggagggggaggggaggaggaggaggaggaggagacgggagagggaggaggggaccGGACTGAGACCGGGAGGGGGTCTCCGTCTGCGGCTACAGTCACCTTTACTGTACCGGAGACACACCTGGACTGGAGACAGAACTCAgactggaccagaaccagaacctcagACCGGCTTCGGTCCAGACTgaggtcctggttctggtccagtcTGAGGTTCTTCAGTGTTTATCAGAACCAGACTGGAGCTTCTTTACCCAACAAAGACTCAGAAGAACCAACGTTCAGTCAAGCGGCTCCGCAGaacctcccccctcctcccttctctgcctcacctcctcctcttcctcctcctcccccttcaCGCAGCCCCCCTGTCCCGTCTCCTATTGTgtggtaaccatggcaacccGGCCGGAGACCGTTTCCAGTGCGCCTGCGCggcctctcctccctccccctcttcttcctcctcgtgCTCGCGCTCCCTCTGCCGGAGCCGGAGGGTACCTGAGCTGCggtctgacagcagcagatgaCGTAGAGCGGACAGGTGACGCAGGTGAGGCCCGCGCGTGGTTGTGGACGTCagtcagctgctgagatggaaTCTGAGGGTctttaaatgtgattaataaCACCTGGACGTGTTTACCGGTACAGTACAGGTGAGGGCGGACAGGTGGAGGTTGTTTCTGGGCGGTTTTCAGATCGTATTGAACAATTAAAACTGTTGAAAACAAACTGGGAGCTTCAGGtgagtgacatcatcactttaTTTAGTTTCACCTTGAACAGACAAACAGCGTTTTCACTGAACTGTGGAGGAAACGACAACAgaccaaacagacacacacactaacatcaGGACACTTTCTGGACTCCCACACTGATCTTTACACCGCAGTGACCCTGGTTTATGGATGCTTTAAGGCAGGGTTGTCAAACATGatgcccgtgggccaaaaccggcccaccacagggtccaatccagcccacTTTGTAATGTGTGAAAATTAAAGAGAAGACGTGAACTGTAGATTGTAAATtcgtaaactataaatttaaaataatttctagaccatgagaagttattttaatcataaagtgtaatactagattgtttttttgttttgtgtctcatttttgtcatattttgtcttgtttttgttgttttctttgtctgacttgtcatttgtctcatgtttttgttgttttgtttctcatttttgtcattttgtctcattttccgaacattttgtcttgtttttttgataTATTCTGTcttttatcatttgtctcatgttttcgtcattttgtttcacgcttttgtctcgtttgtgcaTTTTCTTGTCGCTTCAGaacttttctgtctgatttttttgtctcttttttgttttgctttgtgtcgtttgtctcatttctttgtcattttgttttccgcttttgttgttttgtgtctcacttttgtaatattttgttgttttttgtctttttgtccgaattttgttgtttgtctcgagtttttgtcgttttgtgtttcttttttgtctcacttgtgctgtcttgtgtttcttttttgtaactgtcaccatttttgtccattttttgacgCGTGGTAActattttgtatcattttttgtctcatttttgtttagttgtgtgtcatttgtcattttgtgtctcatttttgaaatattttgtcttgtttttgttgtctgatgatgatgttttgaaaaaaaaaaattccataaatgtgaacattttcagaatgtacttttttgcactaaaacaaaggaagcattaggagttgtggttattcaTAGGCtatcatgctgtgattttactgctccggtccacttgagatcaaactaaGCTGGATGTggccctgaactaaaatgagtttgacacccctgctttaaggTGATTCAGGATCTACCTGCTTCTGTTAAACACGACACGTATGATGCTGATGCGCTCAGAGGACACTCGGGTTTCTGAAGTTGTGTCCAGCGAAGTGAGCCTGATCCCCCAACTCCTCCTCGATCCTGAAGCACAAACAACACAGGGCCGTTAGCGATCATCTGTATTTCGTGTTTATATCTGAACATTTATAGGAGCAGTGAAACTCACCTCATCAGCTGATTGTATTTGGCCAAACGCTCAGATCGACACGGAGCTCCGGTTTTAATCTGCAGGAAGTTGCAGATCACAGATTTATTACCAATAACTGATAATCAGACAGCATCTTTTGATTGCCTTTTTGGTGTCAATCAAGTCTGAGcttaaattgtgatatttcttcaaaatctCTTAATTCTGGTGTATTAATGTTGTCTCCTCatactgtagatgtttttctatctatagatttttcctctcttctctgctcatcatcagtagaaagatgtttctccatgctgaatggatctccaacaacttgctcctctgttcacagTTTCTGatccatgctgcatttattttattcatccagtagctttgattttcctctcggtgttgtgtgtatgtgtgttaccTGTCCGGTGCAGAGACCAACCACCAGGTCGGCTATGAAGGTGTCCTCTGTTTCTCCAGAGCGGTGGCTGACCATCACCCCCCAGCCGTTCTCCTGAGCCAGCTTACACCTGATAACATGAGGATAATAAATGCGGTGCAGCTCCTGAACGCAGCATGTTGTTGCATTAAACGCAGAACGGACTCACGCTTTGATGGCCTCAGTAACAGAACCGATCTGGTTGACTTTGAGCAGCAGACAGTTGCAGGCCTTTTCGTCCACGGCTCGCTGTATCCTGCGAGGGTTCGTCACCGTCAGGTCGTCTCCAACGATCTGCACAGCAAAGTTACACACTCAAAGATCTGCTGATGCTGATCTTTACCAGTTCTAGTACAACATAAATGGGGACCATTCTTTGTTAATGTGATCCACCTCCAGGTAAACCTGCGATTTCTCACCTGGATCCCCACTGAGGCCGTGAACTGAGACCAAGCAGGCCAGTCGTCCTGGTCGAAAGGATCTTCAATAGAAACCACTGAAGGAAGACAGAAGCTGAGCTCAGCAACAGCAAAGTTCTACTTGATCCTGCTGCTAAATCTGCTCTGTAGTTCAAACCTTGTAACAGGAGAAGCTGCAGATCAGTTTCTGTATAAAAGGTGATTTTATATATGAATGTTTTAGCATCTACATCTGAAATAGGACGAATGAACTCGAACACATCAGGTCAGaattttttctgctgtttgtacAATAACTGGAGACTAGATGGAGACGAGAGGCTTCTCTgtctgtgaggcgtttagggaacatctggaaactgcAGTATCTACTGATgactgtgaggcatttagggaacatctggaaactgcAGTATCTACTGatgactgtgaggcgtttagggaacatccaGAAGTTTCTGGGACCTCAGGCAAACACAGAAGCTCACCTGGGTAGTTGTTGATGAAGCCCTGGTAGATGGCAGCCAGCTCCTcaccgctgatgtttctggcAGCGTTTGGTGGAGACTTGAAGTCCAGATCGTACTTCCCCTCGCTGAAGAACTCTGAGGCGGCAACATCCATCCCAATCACCACCTTATCGGTGAAGCCGGCCTTCTCTATGGCCGTCTTAATGAGCTCCAGGGCTGATGAAGACACGGCAGGTTATCAGGTGATCTGGTTACCCGACGAAGGAGGAGGAGCCAAACTCACCTTCACTGTTCTCCTGAATGTTCGGGGCAAACCCTCCTTCGTCTCCCACGTTGGTGGCGTCCTGACCGTACTTCTCCTTGATGACAGTCCTCAGAGTCTGGTAGAGCTCCGCCCCCACACGCAGGGCGTCACGGAAAGACTCCGCCCCCACAGGTAACACCATGAACTCCTGCATGGCTAGTCTGTTCCCAGCATGAGAGCCACCGTTGATCACATTAAAGGCCTGACGGGGGGCAGGTGAGAGGAGATATTGATATATAaattagggctgggactttaataCATTgatttcaattaattaattacagggcagcactccgccaaggctgctcagtcattggatgatttccaatggatgaaatctttaaaaaaatttgtggttcgcagtggtggatttttagtaggttcaatcgtgatcgtcagcaggcagctgatgcagtgttcacttgttgtcatggttacagtgacgccatgccgctatctggcaataatacagaaatctttaacaaatccataaatccagactataagccgcatcactgccaaaatctactcatttggtccttgtgtcatttctgagcttcattgaaaatttcatccaaatccgttagtctgttattgagtaatgttgctgacagacagacagatggacaaaccaaCGTCAATCGTCACAGAACACATtcgcattccttggcagagtaaatatatatttcattCAGGTCTGTTAAGCAGAATCACATTTTTAcccagtaaaacagaaaaaaactcacaGGAACTGggaggaccagctctccgtttccTGCCAGATCAGCGATGTGACGGTACAGGGGGACACCTTTCTCTGCTGCGCCAGCTTTGCATACAGCCAGCGACACTCCCAGAATAGAATTGGCCCCAAACTTAGCTGCaggaaacagaagcagcagctcgCATCatgcatgcagcagcagcagcagctcagcggTGCAGAAACATGTCAGTGCACATTTACAGCATTAGGAGACTCAGTCGGGCTTACATTTGTTGTCAGTGCCGTCCATTTCAATCATCATGTTGTCCAGTTTGTCCTGCTGCAGCACAGAGATCCCCTGATGGAGGAACAAAGGTCACACTTACAACGTTTCTCTACTGTTATCTGCAGAATACACGGAACACAACAGCAGCGGGTATTTGTCTGTACAATATCacttgtaaaatatatattttatatgtattttatatataagTCCTTTGGTTCCTGAGGTTCTTTGGTTCCTTCAGTCCTTCGTATGTCCTCCTTTATTTCTGATGACAGACTCAATCCTCAGCATGAAGGAAACCAGAGTGCTCTCATTTCTGTTCACCTCTTCTCATGTTCTTCACTGTTTtattcagctgctctttgcttcAGGcgttgtgttgctctacctttctCTGGAAAACATAAAGGTTCTGTTGGGTTCAGGATTCACACTGTCTTCTAGTGGAGAAGCTCTTGTGTGATGATGTTCTTTGGATATCATCACActtccacctccgtgcttcactgtcaggaccatgcatccactgtggtagtcctggtcaggttcacaccaaacatctggactccatctgaactcatttatcttcatctgaccaaagaatgttctccaacatccatcaggcttcttctcatgttcttcagcaaacATTCATCAggaagtttagttctgagcAGCAACCAGGTTCAGTTCTTGTCCTCcatccatagaggttgatgttctgaaggttccttctcactgtctgagcttcacactaactctggtttccatTGAGAACCCCTGATCCAAGTCTGAAACAGCTgaagtctgtttttacagcttgatTGTGGAAgaagttcactgtctgtggagtcattttaggagctctgattagtggtactatgactccttctagacctcctggttagtggtactatgactccttctagacctcctgattagcggTGCTATGACTCCTCCTAGAATTAGCGGTGctatgactcctcctagacctcctgattagcggtgctatgactccttctagacctcctgattagtggtgctatgactccttctagacctcctggttagtggtactatgactccttctagacctcctgattagcgaagctatgactccttctagacctcctgattagcggtgctatgactcctcctagacctcctggttagtggtactatgactccttctagacctcctgattagcgaagctatgactccttctagacctcctgattagcggtgctatgactcctcctagacctcctgaCTAGCGGTGCCATGAATCCTCCTAGACCCCCATTATTAGCGATGCTATGACTtctcctagacctcctgattagcggtgctatgactccttctagacctcctggttagtggtactatgactccttctagacctcctgattagtggaactatgacttcttctggacctcctgattagcggtactatgactccttctagacctcctgattagtggaactatgactccttctggaactcctgattagtggtactatgactccttctagacctcctgttagtggtactatgaatccttctagacctcctgattagtggtactatgactccttctagacctcctggttagtggtgctatgactccttctagacctcctgattagcggtgctatgactcctcctagacctcGTGATTAGCAgtgctatgactccttctagacctcctgattagtggtgctatgactccttctagacctcctggttagtggtactatgactccttctagacctcctgattagcggtgctatgactccttctagacctcctgattagtggtgctatgactccttctagacctcctggttagtggtactatgactccttctagacctcctgattagcgaagctatgactccttctagacctcctggttagtggtactatgactccttctagacctcctgattagtggtgctatgactccttctagacctcctggttagtggtactatgactccttctagacctcctgattagcgaagctatgactccttctagacctcctggttagtagtactatgactccttctagacctcctggttagtggtactatgactccttctagacctcctgattagcgaagctatgactccttctagacctcctgattagtggtgctatgactcctcctagacctcctgaCTAGCGGTGCCATGACTCCTCCTAGACCCCCATTATTAGC from the Acanthochromis polyacanthus isolate Apoly-LR-REF ecotype Palm Island chromosome 12, KAUST_Apoly_ChrSc, whole genome shotgun sequence genome contains:
- the LOC110966242 gene encoding gamma-enolase-like, which codes for MTHSLPSPSSVLSFAHILTSSSIRLQTGCRMSVVNIVAREILDSRGNPTVEVDLHTAKGLFRAAVPSGASTGIYEALELRDGDKTRYKGKGVTKAVAHINDTLGPALIQSGISVLQQDKLDNMMIEMDGTDNKSKFGANSILGVSLAVCKAGAAEKGVPLYRHIADLAGNGELVLPVPAFNVINGGSHAGNRLAMQEFMVLPVGAESFRDALRVGAELYQTLRTVIKEKYGQDATNVGDEGGFAPNIQENSEALELIKTAIEKAGFTDKVVIGMDVAASEFFSEGKYDLDFKSPPNAARNISGEELAAIYQGFINNYPVVSIEDPFDQDDWPAWSQFTASVGIQIVGDDLTVTNPRRIQRAVDEKACNCLLLKVNQIGSVTEAIKACKLAQENGWGVMVSHRSGETEDTFIADLVVGLCTGQIKTGAPCRSERLAKYNQLMRIEEELGDQAHFAGHNFRNPSVL